One part of the Chryseobacterium mulctrae genome encodes these proteins:
- a CDS encoding Na+/H+ antiporter → MHHSILLVLGLLFSVFMLVMLAQRIKVAYPIFLVIAGLGISFIPGIPHVGLDPEIIFLIFLPPLLYEAAWYTSWTDFWKWKRPIALLAFGLVFFTSTIVAYFTSSFIPGFTLALGFLLGGIISPPDAVAAATVLKGMGVPKRLMTILEGESLVNDASSLIVFKFALLAVITGTFSMQEATGQFFLVAGMGIVIGLVGAHIMYVIHRFLPTTPAIDAALTVMTPYILFLAAEQFHFSGVMAVVTGGLFISWRSHEIFKTGSTRLNMLGVWTTLIFVMNAVVFVLIGLELPQIVESLGNYSVWQGVKYGAIVSLIIILLRFLWVFPIAHIPRWLSSKARQDPSPGWKGPVVISWAGMRGVVSLATALSIPFYLDDKGTLFPQRNLIIFITFVVIFITLVFQGLTLPFIIKLIKLKEIDNIAPEEEQKTGIQLILDNTALQIVNKKYEGELNDNELVAFYRSNLESDIQVANKRLESLECEETEHREIKKYHHLLLEIYAIQRKELFRMRKEKLFSDEEIRKAELQLDLNELKITGGGH, encoded by the coding sequence ATGCATCATTCTATATTATTGGTCTTAGGACTTTTGTTTTCTGTGTTTATGCTGGTCATGTTGGCTCAGCGTATCAAAGTGGCTTATCCTATTTTTCTTGTTATTGCAGGTTTGGGAATCAGTTTTATTCCGGGAATTCCGCATGTAGGGTTAGATCCGGAAATCATATTTCTGATATTTTTACCACCATTATTATATGAAGCGGCTTGGTACACTTCATGGACAGATTTTTGGAAATGGAAACGCCCAATCGCTTTACTGGCTTTTGGTTTGGTGTTTTTTACTTCAACAATTGTCGCTTACTTTACCTCTTCTTTTATTCCTGGGTTTACGCTTGCTTTAGGATTTCTTTTGGGTGGAATTATTTCACCTCCCGATGCAGTTGCAGCAGCTACTGTTTTAAAAGGAATGGGAGTTCCAAAAAGATTGATGACGATTTTGGAAGGCGAAAGTTTGGTAAATGATGCCTCATCGTTAATTGTTTTTAAATTCGCGTTACTTGCCGTAATTACCGGAACTTTTTCAATGCAGGAAGCAACCGGACAGTTTTTCCTTGTTGCAGGAATGGGAATTGTAATCGGTCTAGTCGGAGCGCATATTATGTATGTCATTCACCGATTTTTACCGACAACTCCGGCAATTGATGCAGCTTTAACGGTAATGACGCCTTATATTTTATTTCTCGCGGCAGAGCAGTTTCATTTTTCAGGAGTAATGGCAGTGGTTACGGGAGGATTATTTATTTCGTGGCGTTCTCATGAGATTTTTAAAACAGGAAGCACAAGATTAAATATGCTTGGAGTTTGGACAACATTAATTTTCGTAATGAATGCGGTTGTTTTTGTTTTGATTGGATTGGAACTTCCCCAGATTGTTGAGTCTTTGGGAAATTACTCAGTTTGGCAGGGCGTAAAATATGGAGCAATTGTAAGTTTAATCATTATTTTACTAAGATTTTTATGGGTTTTTCCTATTGCCCATATTCCGAGATGGTTGAGTTCGAAAGCCAGACAAGATCCTTCTCCGGGTTGGAAAGGTCCTGTTGTAATCAGTTGGGCGGGGATGAGAGGAGTTGTTTCATTGGCGACTGCGCTTTCAATTCCGTTTTATCTGGATGATAAGGGAACACTTTTTCCCCAACGTAATCTTATTATTTTCATCACCTTTGTTGTGATATTCATTACTTTGGTTTTTCAGGGTTTGACCTTACCTTTTATTATTAAATTAATTAAGCTTAAAGAAATAGATAATATTGCTCCTGAAGAAGAGCAAAAAACAGGAATTCAGCTTATTTTAGACAATACTGCGCTTCAAATCGTCAATAAGAAATATGAAGGTGAGTTAAATGACAATGAACTGGTTGCTTTTTACAGATCTAATTTAGAATCTGATATTCAGGTTGCCAATAAACGATTAGAATCTTTAGAATGCGAGGAAACCGAACATCGGGAAATCAAAAAATACCATCATCTTCTTTTAGAAATTTATGCTATTCAAAGAAAAGAATTATTCAGAATGAGAAAAGAAAAGCTTTTTTCAGATGAAGAAATCCGTAAAGCCGAGCTTCAGCTCGATTTGAATGAACTGAAAATCACAGGAGGAGGTCATTAA
- a CDS encoding bestrophin family protein, translating into MNTNSHYKLQHFIPWTRAKIYKMLVLSIIPTLLFYFLELNWLAIPWVPIALLGTATAFISGFKNTQTYNRTWEARQIYGAIINSSRAFGIMVKDFVRNNDKLKESELHTEIIYRHFAWLTAIRFQLRETKSWENVKVRSYYKEYLKYYKVPEWESDLSEELKPFLSEKELGYILSTKNRATQILAIQSEHLRKLNEEGLISDYNYVALENQLKDLYDQQGKCERIKNFPYPRQFTSINLYFTNMLCFLLPFGFLGEFSKMIEKFGEHIIWLTIPFTVLVGWVFLVLEQIGESTENPFEGNPNDVPITQISRNIEIDLREMLGETDLPPALQPVNNILM; encoded by the coding sequence ATGAATACAAATTCTCATTACAAGCTTCAGCATTTCATTCCCTGGACGCGTGCTAAAATTTACAAAATGCTCGTGTTGAGTATCATTCCCACGCTTCTTTTTTATTTTTTAGAATTAAACTGGTTGGCAATTCCTTGGGTTCCGATTGCGTTGTTGGGAACAGCAACCGCTTTCATTTCAGGATTTAAAAATACACAAACCTACAACCGAACCTGGGAAGCGAGACAGATTTATGGAGCAATCATCAATAGCAGTCGTGCATTCGGAATTATGGTGAAAGATTTTGTAAGGAATAATGATAAACTGAAAGAATCTGAACTTCATACCGAAATTATTTACCGCCATTTTGCATGGCTTACTGCCATAAGATTTCAGTTGAGAGAAACCAAAAGCTGGGAAAATGTAAAAGTAAGAAGTTACTACAAAGAATATCTGAAATATTACAAAGTTCCGGAGTGGGAGAGTGATTTATCGGAAGAGCTTAAACCTTTTCTTTCTGAAAAAGAGCTTGGTTATATCTTATCGACCAAAAACAGAGCGACACAAATTCTCGCAATTCAGTCAGAACATTTGAGAAAGCTTAATGAGGAGGGCTTAATATCAGACTACAATTATGTGGCTTTAGAAAATCAGCTGAAAGATCTTTATGATCAACAGGGAAAATGTGAGCGGATTAAAAACTTTCCGTACCCGAGACAGTTTACAAGCATCAATTTATATTTTACCAATATGTTGTGTTTCTTGCTGCCATTTGGTTTTTTAGGAGAATTTTCTAAAATGATCGAGAAATTTGGTGAGCATATTATTTGGCTTACTATTCCTTTTACTGTTTTGGTGGGATGGGTGTTCCTTGTTTTGGAGCAAATCGGTGAAAGTACCGAAAATCCTTTTGAAGGAAATCCCAATGATGTTCCGATCACTCAGATTTCAAGAAATATTGAGATTGATCTTCGGGAAATGCTTGGTGAAACGGATCTTCCACCTGCATTGCAACCTGTCAATAATATTTTAATGTAA
- a CDS encoding IS91 family transposase — MQSEVVGFEFVKSQNSSFKFNENQRLEISKIQSAQPESQPRYEVADVLNILGSKLENLGLNSWQLRTLFALKKCRTSALGGHIDACDECGNISISYNSCRNRHCPKCQGKNREKWIENRETELLPVPYFHVVFTVPEVLNKTALHAPKMLYDILFESAWETLQTFGENRGLKMGMIAILHTWGQNLSLHPHLHCIVPGGGVDENGVWKNIRSDGNFLFPVKALSKVFRAKFCEKLKVRLSLKCNKNQTENDENQFENRKNEAETYEKLRQKLWEKPWVVFAKKPFGSPKSVVEYLGRYTHKIAISNQRIRKVDAENVTLEYKDYRQKGIKKQMVLSHEEFIRRFAMHILPKRFVKIRHYGFLSSTWKRMKLKNLQQNLGIQPKGKFPPKTFQPKCSCCKVGNLVTIATFDLRGPPLWFLEMSQNFEKPKI, encoded by the coding sequence ATGCAGAGCGAAGTAGTTGGTTTTGAATTTGTTAAAAGCCAAAATTCAAGCTTTAAATTTAATGAAAATCAACGTTTAGAAATCTCAAAAATACAGTCTGCTCAACCTGAATCTCAACCTCGATACGAAGTCGCAGATGTGTTGAATATTTTAGGTTCAAAACTAGAAAATTTAGGATTAAATTCCTGGCAATTAAGAACTTTATTTGCGTTAAAAAAGTGCCGTACATCGGCTTTGGGCGGTCATATTGACGCTTGTGACGAATGCGGAAATATCAGCATCAGCTACAACTCCTGCCGAAACCGGCACTGCCCGAAATGTCAGGGCAAAAACCGCGAAAAATGGATTGAAAACCGGGAAACCGAACTGCTTCCAGTGCCTTATTTTCACGTGGTTTTTACCGTTCCGGAAGTGCTGAACAAAACCGCACTTCATGCTCCGAAAATGTTGTATGATATTTTATTTGAATCGGCTTGGGAAACGCTGCAAACCTTTGGTGAAAATCGAGGTTTAAAAATGGGAATGATCGCTATTTTGCATACTTGGGGACAGAATCTGAGTCTGCATCCGCATTTGCACTGCATCGTTCCGGGTGGCGGCGTGGATGAAAACGGAGTTTGGAAAAACATCAGAAGCGACGGTAATTTTTTGTTTCCTGTAAAGGCTTTGAGCAAAGTTTTCAGGGCTAAATTTTGTGAGAAGCTGAAGGTTCGGTTATCATTAAAATGTAATAAAAATCAGACGGAAAATGATGAAAATCAATTTGAAAACCGAAAAAATGAAGCAGAAACTTATGAAAAACTCAGACAAAAACTTTGGGAAAAACCTTGGGTAGTTTTCGCTAAAAAACCCTTTGGCAGCCCGAAATCTGTGGTGGAATATTTGGGAAGATATACGCACAAAATCGCGATCAGCAACCAGAGAATCAGGAAAGTTGATGCGGAAAATGTAACGTTGGAGTACAAAGATTACCGCCAAAAAGGCATCAAAAAGCAGATGGTTTTGAGCCATGAGGAGTTTATCCGCCGTTTTGCGATGCATATTTTGCCGAAAAGATTTGTGAAAATCCGCCATTACGGTTTTCTCAGCAGCACATGGAAACGAATGAAGCTAAAAAATCTGCAACAGAATTTAGGCATTCAGCCCAAAGGAAAATTTCCACCCAAAACTTTTCAGCCGAAATGTAGTTGCTGCAAAGTTGGGAATTTGGTAACGATTGCAACGTTCGATTTGCGCGGTCCGCCCCTTTGGTTTTTGGAGATGAGCCAAAACTTTGAAAAGCCAAAAATCTAG
- a CDS encoding tyrosine-type recombinase/integrase encodes MPGFTELLSRFERTVSVLGRSQSTFNNYSRHVAAVSLHFGKIPTELDPEQIHDYLFYLQKKSRSPSQSYFKHTVYGLRFLLKSEGLSYDYLSLPEIKKEKKLPVVLSKQEVWQMLSCCKLLKHKILIGLLYGCGLRCLEVRNLRLCDLDFYRKQLKVVQGKGKKDRYLPLSEHLIRGLKKYIEAEKPEDFLFGEPRANRAGGEFDSRYSQRGVQWAVKQASKTAKILKEVSVHTLRHSFATHLLEDGMNIVSIKNLLGHENIETTLVYLQIAQLSTQKLFSPLDTLFEECRAK; translated from the coding sequence GTGCCTGGTTTTACAGAACTTTTAAGCCGTTTTGAACGTACGGTTTCGGTGTTGGGACGCAGTCAGAGCACGTTCAATAATTACTCCAGACACGTCGCGGCGGTGTCGCTGCATTTCGGGAAAATCCCGACAGAATTGGATCCTGAGCAGATCCACGATTACCTTTTTTACCTTCAGAAAAAATCAAGATCACCCTCGCAATCGTATTTTAAACACACGGTTTACGGACTTCGGTTTCTGTTGAAATCGGAAGGTTTGAGCTACGATTATCTAAGTCTTCCGGAAATTAAAAAAGAGAAAAAACTGCCTGTTGTGCTCAGTAAACAGGAGGTTTGGCAGATGTTGTCATGCTGTAAACTTTTAAAACATAAAATCTTAATCGGGTTGCTTTACGGTTGCGGATTGCGCTGTCTGGAGGTCAGAAATCTCCGTTTATGCGATTTGGATTTTTACCGAAAACAGCTGAAAGTGGTTCAGGGAAAAGGCAAAAAAGACCGCTATTTGCCTTTGTCGGAACATTTGATTCGGGGTTTGAAAAAATATATTGAAGCGGAAAAACCGGAAGATTTTCTCTTTGGAGAACCTCGAGCAAATCGTGCAGGTGGAGAATTCGATTCAAGATATTCGCAACGTGGCGTACAATGGGCGGTGAAACAGGCTTCAAAAACGGCAAAAATATTGAAAGAAGTGAGTGTTCATACGCTTCGGCACAGTTTTGCGACGCATCTTTTGGAGGATGGGATGAACATTGTGAGCATCAAAAATCTCCTCGGCCACGAAAACATCGAAACGACCCTCGTTTACCTTCAAATCGCCCAACTTTCTACCCAAAAACTCTTCTCTCCACTGGATACTTTGTTTGAGGAATGCAGAGCGAAGTAG
- a CDS encoding T9SS type B sorting domain-containing protein — protein sequence MGDYWVILEFNGCKTKQFVKVHAFPLPKIKKINVSNNTATVIAEGGTAPYKYSNDGFFWQDSNVFTNLPRGKNIFYVKDINDCAPVQAQITVPNLVNAITPNGDGRNDTLDYSALAYLKDLKISIFNRYGHMIYSSDIDKTYKWDGKIGGMPISTGTYWYEIKWTEPETQVSVMYADWILVKNRE from the coding sequence GTGGGAGATTATTGGGTTATCTTAGAATTTAATGGTTGTAAAACCAAGCAGTTTGTGAAAGTACATGCTTTTCCGCTTCCAAAAATTAAAAAAATAAATGTTAGCAATAACACAGCAACAGTGATTGCAGAAGGTGGAACGGCTCCTTACAAATACTCTAATGATGGATTTTTCTGGCAAGATTCTAATGTATTTACAAACCTTCCTCGAGGTAAAAATATATTTTATGTAAAAGATATCAACGATTGTGCTCCGGTTCAGGCTCAGATCACTGTTCCTAATCTTGTGAATGCAATTACGCCTAACGGAGACGGTAGAAATGATACTTTAGATTATTCGGCATTGGCTTATCTTAAAGATTTAAAAATCTCGATCTTCAACAGATATGGTCATATGATTTATTCTTCAGATATAGATAAAACCTATAAATGGGACGGGAAAATTGGTGGAATGCCAATAAGCACCGGAACATATTGGTACGAAATAAAATGGACAGAGCCAGAAACTCAGGTGTCGGTAATGTATGCCGACTGGATTTTGGTGAAAAACAGAGAATAA